Proteins encoded in a region of the Nonomuraea helvata genome:
- a CDS encoding LLM class flavin-dependent oxidoreductase: MTKYSVLVPFVTRRPEQILPYAALVALSRAHALWQGQSTLIEPHQGFTYAAGAGFRSPVGFGVTLMPLRHPYEAALQARSVAMTTGHPVVAGFGPGPAIFQENMLGRPYPSQLTAVREYVTVVRGLLGGGAIDFRGEYFGYRGILPPAVAPKVEIGLGVLRRGMARLAGEVADVAVTWLTPAAWLADTIMPALREGAKAAGRDMPRVAAMVPVALRRPDRTPAEQALASNAMHLQAPHYIDMLRKAGVGVTGKNTAADAAALVEGGAFVSGDVEQVLTGLKEFEQAGADEIILNLTGVYNLQGPDETTNELKSLLGALTGQKLR, translated from the coding sequence ATGACCAAATACTCGGTGCTGGTCCCGTTTGTTACTCGAAGGCCTGAGCAGATTCTTCCCTACGCGGCATTGGTGGCCCTGAGCCGGGCACACGCGCTGTGGCAGGGGCAGTCCACGCTCATCGAGCCGCACCAGGGTTTCACCTACGCGGCCGGCGCCGGGTTCCGCTCCCCGGTGGGCTTCGGCGTCACCCTCATGCCGCTGCGGCATCCGTACGAGGCCGCGCTGCAGGCGCGATCGGTGGCCATGACCACAGGTCACCCCGTCGTGGCGGGCTTCGGCCCGGGCCCGGCGATCTTCCAGGAGAACATGCTCGGCCGGCCGTATCCGAGCCAGCTCACCGCGGTCAGGGAGTACGTCACCGTGGTGCGCGGGCTGCTCGGTGGCGGCGCGATCGACTTCAGGGGCGAGTACTTCGGGTACAGGGGCATCCTGCCGCCCGCCGTGGCGCCCAAGGTCGAGATCGGCCTCGGGGTGCTCAGGCGCGGCATGGCCAGGCTCGCCGGCGAGGTCGCGGACGTCGCGGTGACCTGGTTGACCCCCGCCGCCTGGCTGGCCGACACGATCATGCCCGCGCTGCGCGAGGGCGCGAAGGCGGCCGGGCGGGACATGCCCAGGGTGGCCGCGATGGTGCCCGTCGCACTGCGCCGTCCCGACCGCACGCCTGCGGAGCAGGCCCTGGCCAGCAATGCGATGCACCTGCAGGCGCCGCACTACATCGACATGCTGCGGAAGGCCGGCGTGGGGGTGACGGGCAAGAACACCGCGGCCGACGCGGCGGCGCTCGTCGAAGGCGGCGCCTTCGTGAGCGGCGACGTCGAGCAGGTCCTGACGGGGCTGAAGGAGTTCGAGCAGGCGGGCGCCGACGAGATCATCCTCAACCTGACCGGGGTCTACAACCTGCAGGGCCCCGACGAGACGACGAACGAACTCAAGTCCCTGCTGGGGGCACTGACCGGCCAGAAGCTGCGCTGA
- the mpaB gene encoding daptide biosynthesis RiPP recognition protein encodes MTSTKRNLMHWGTGQALTPGEPHRVSTLVLEDPGYLHALRRSGLVGATSVVFLPGGPSDDAGPVVVGYTGSLREAGSEISISDSFFLQTQDYSTSEFMSVIGPTSIRIFNEADFELFLDDADRAKNEGQFREFLIHPAVRLAELPALGAGTDRDGPRHRLYVTADGDIHTSPTGSAIGHAGDDLPTLEKEWARLNADSDQPCAVCLAKAVPEERRAAELASRPWLGRYHGAISAQQDLLTRGETDFRVSGFGGRLVRGLEEVENPADLVTAGLPLLLWTEESAYVHTPWPSRTFKIEHRAGQLVEALLVHGSMEAAARHDDPRGLETVSSFFAKAGVRLTAEEAS; translated from the coding sequence ATGACTTCGACAAAGCGGAACCTGATGCACTGGGGCACCGGCCAGGCCCTGACTCCTGGCGAACCCCACCGTGTCTCCACCCTCGTCCTGGAGGACCCCGGCTACCTGCACGCGCTCCGCAGGTCGGGGCTGGTGGGCGCGACCAGCGTGGTCTTCCTGCCCGGCGGCCCGAGCGACGACGCGGGCCCGGTGGTGGTCGGCTACACGGGTTCGCTGCGCGAGGCCGGGAGCGAGATCTCCATCTCCGACTCGTTCTTCCTGCAGACGCAGGACTACTCGACCAGCGAGTTCATGTCGGTGATCGGCCCGACCTCCATCAGGATCTTCAACGAGGCCGACTTCGAGCTGTTCCTGGACGACGCCGACCGGGCGAAGAACGAGGGTCAGTTCCGCGAGTTCCTCATCCATCCCGCGGTACGGCTGGCCGAGCTGCCGGCTCTGGGCGCGGGCACCGACCGTGACGGCCCCCGGCACCGCCTCTATGTCACCGCCGACGGTGACATCCACACCTCACCCACCGGGAGCGCGATCGGCCACGCCGGCGACGACCTGCCGACCCTCGAGAAGGAGTGGGCCCGGCTCAACGCGGACAGCGACCAGCCGTGCGCCGTCTGCCTGGCGAAGGCGGTCCCGGAGGAGCGGCGGGCCGCCGAGCTCGCGTCCCGCCCCTGGCTCGGCCGCTACCACGGCGCGATCTCGGCCCAGCAGGATCTGCTGACCCGCGGCGAGACGGACTTCCGCGTCTCCGGTTTCGGCGGCCGGCTGGTGCGTGGCCTCGAGGAGGTCGAGAACCCGGCCGACCTGGTGACGGCGGGCCTGCCGCTGCTGCTGTGGACCGAGGAGTCCGCCTACGTGCACACTCCGTGGCCGTCGAGGACCTTCAAGATCGAGCACCGGGCGGGCCAGCTCGTGGAGGCGCTGCTGGTGCACGGATCGATGGAGGCGGCCGCCCGGCACGACGACCCCAGGGGCCTGGAGACCGTCTCGTCGTTCTTCGCCAAGGCGGGCGTGCGCCTGACCGCCGAGGAGGCGTCGTGA